From a single Aggregatilinea lenta genomic region:
- a CDS encoding M20 family metallopeptidase, whose amino-acid sequence MSELLEFFYARTEEMVERLERLVQFETPTSNKEYVDRLGDTIAELCESMGGTVTVYPQETVGDLRLATWNADAPGKPIMVLCHLDTVWPVGTLSTMPLRRNGELLYGPGALDMKGGVVIGLEAVRGLVDRGALPNRPIWLLFNGDEETGSTSSREEICALARQCGLVLVMEPAAAGEGLKTWRKGIARYTVYTKGRASHSGNAPEAGINAVIEAAHQALILHELNDLPKGTSVSVTVIHGGIAMNVIPPEATLQVDVRFMKATEAERVDRAIKSLQPVLPGAEVSVDGCIDRGPMERDAQMVRAFQQAQAIGRSIGLEFGEDGSGGASDGNFTAAMGIPTLDGMGAGGIGLHAAHEQVVMRSLPRRAALVAQMMIDWDMDAVIQG is encoded by the coding sequence ATGTCTGAGCTGCTGGAATTCTTCTACGCCCGCACCGAAGAGATGGTCGAACGGCTGGAACGGCTGGTGCAGTTTGAAACGCCGACGAGCAACAAGGAATACGTGGACCGGCTGGGCGACACCATCGCCGAGCTGTGCGAATCGATGGGCGGCACCGTGACCGTCTATCCTCAGGAGACGGTGGGTGACCTGCGGCTGGCCACCTGGAACGCCGATGCACCGGGCAAGCCGATCATGGTACTGTGCCACCTGGATACGGTGTGGCCCGTCGGCACGCTGTCGACCATGCCCCTGCGCCGCAACGGCGAGCTGCTGTATGGCCCCGGCGCGCTGGACATGAAGGGCGGCGTGGTGATCGGCCTGGAGGCGGTGCGCGGGCTGGTGGACCGGGGCGCGCTGCCCAACCGCCCGATCTGGCTGCTGTTCAACGGCGACGAAGAAACCGGCAGCACGTCCTCGCGCGAGGAGATCTGCGCGCTGGCGCGGCAGTGCGGCCTGGTGCTGGTCATGGAACCGGCGGCGGCGGGCGAAGGGCTGAAGACGTGGCGCAAGGGCATCGCGCGCTACACGGTGTACACCAAGGGCCGCGCGTCGCATTCCGGTAACGCGCCGGAAGCCGGGATCAACGCCGTGATCGAGGCGGCCCACCAGGCGCTTATTCTGCACGAATTGAACGACCTACCGAAGGGCACGTCCGTGTCTGTCACGGTGATCCACGGCGGCATCGCCATGAACGTGATCCCGCCGGAAGCGACGCTGCAAGTGGACGTGCGCTTCATGAAGGCGACCGAAGCGGAGCGCGTGGACCGGGCGATCAAATCGCTCCAGCCGGTGCTGCCCGGCGCGGAAGTGTCCGTGGATGGCTGCATCGACCGGGGACCGATGGAGCGCGACGCGCAGATGGTGCGCGCCTTCCAGCAGGCCCAGGCGATCGGACGCTCGATCGGCCTGGAGTTCGGCGAGGATGGCAGCGGCGGGGCCAGTGACGGCAACTTCACCGCCGCGATGGGCATCCCCACGCTGGACGGCATGGGCGCGGGTGGCATCGGCCTGCACGCCGCGCACGAACAGGTCGTCATGCGCTCGCTGCCGCGCCGCGCCGCGCTGGTCGCGCAGATGATGATCGACTGGGACATGGACGCGGTCATCCAGGGCTAG
- a CDS encoding nuclear transport factor 2 family protein: protein MKKLLIVAIAILCLVPAGGAFAQGDVPVKGDAESDALSVVQQFVESHDNSLLADNVQFVDEARLEATEGRDDVLSTTSSFYGQESDGWQVIPTQYVVADDTVVLEFHLSVSEDAADDSLAAYAGATAPMVDVYTVTDGQITSIRRYYHLGALENSIGMTGAPGLGSAAVPGAEPMNVGDMTGDFNAWVGQTVTVNGTVSQVLNERAIEIVSGGDLLSDVDKALVLSSPDGPSFADFDEDALVQVTGTVRAYDQAALQDEVGFGLPEDLFGSYADNAVIVAVEAVERAE from the coding sequence ATGAAGAAGCTTCTGATCGTAGCGATTGCCATTTTATGCTTGGTTCCGGCGGGCGGCGCGTTTGCCCAGGGCGACGTGCCAGTCAAAGGGGACGCCGAGTCTGACGCGCTGAGCGTGGTGCAGCAGTTCGTCGAGTCGCATGACAACAGTCTGCTGGCGGATAACGTGCAGTTCGTGGACGAGGCCCGGCTGGAAGCCACCGAAGGCCGCGACGACGTCCTGAGCACCACATCCAGCTTCTACGGCCAGGAATCCGACGGCTGGCAGGTGATCCCGACACAGTACGTCGTGGCCGACGATACGGTCGTGCTGGAGTTCCATCTCAGTGTAAGTGAAGACGCGGCGGACGACTCGCTGGCGGCCTATGCGGGCGCGACGGCCCCAATGGTGGACGTGTACACGGTCACTGATGGGCAGATCACCTCGATCCGCCGTTACTACCACCTGGGCGCACTCGAAAACTCGATCGGCATGACCGGCGCGCCGGGTCTGGGCAGCGCCGCGGTGCCGGGCGCAGAGCCGATGAATGTGGGCGACATGACGGGCGACTTCAACGCGTGGGTCGGGCAGACAGTCACCGTCAACGGCACGGTGAGCCAGGTGCTGAACGAGCGCGCGATTGAGATCGTCAGCGGCGGCGACCTGTTGAGCGACGTGGACAAGGCGCTGGTGTTGAGCAGCCCCGACGGGCCGAGCTTCGCGGACTTCGACGAGGACGCGCTGGTCCAGGTGACAGGCACCGTGCGCGCGTACGATCAGGCCGCGCTGCAGGACGAGGTCGGCTTCGGGCTGCCGGAGGATCTGTTTGGCTCGTATGCGGACAACGCCGTGATCGTGGCAGTTGAGGCGGTCGAACGGGCGGAGTAA
- a CDS encoding Gmad2 immunoglobulin-like domain-containing protein, which translates to MSALHSRFAVLVLAVLAAALAGCNMTVGETATTTPQGLNPAPTLGTDGTEPGDLFITITTPTAADGGPAVVDASGFTVIGAQRGSFENNVIVQALDAGGNVLQQAVTTALGDMGQVGTWEVSMSVQVSAGTPGQIHAFFTSAQDGSVAAETSLDVIYDSATGVDG; encoded by the coding sequence ATGAGCGCACTTCACTCCCGCTTCGCCGTGCTGGTTCTGGCAGTCCTGGCTGCGGCTCTCGCCGGATGCAATATGACGGTGGGCGAGACCGCGACGACCACGCCGCAGGGCCTCAATCCCGCACCGACACTGGGCACAGACGGCACGGAACCGGGCGACCTGTTTATCACGATCACAACACCCACCGCCGCAGACGGCGGCCCTGCCGTGGTGGATGCGTCCGGCTTCACGGTGATCGGGGCACAGCGCGGCAGCTTCGAAAACAACGTGATCGTGCAGGCGCTCGACGCCGGCGGCAACGTGCTCCAGCAGGCGGTGACGACCGCGCTCGGCGACATGGGGCAGGTGGGCACGTGGGAGGTGTCGATGTCGGTGCAGGTCAGTGCGGGCACGCCGGGCCAGATCCACGCGTTCTTCACCAGCGCGCAGGACGGCAGCGTCGCGGCGGAAACCAGCCTGGACGTGATCTACGACAGCGCAACCGGCGTGGATGGGTAA
- a CDS encoding heme exporter protein CcmB, which yields MSASTEERTRAQDPAARPAPVQAAPRVPVTPYWRAVGAIVWKDLRAEVRSREMVNSMLLFTLMTVMVFSLAMELNASARQNIVAGVLWVTVIFAGLLGLGRSLAAEKDRGSLDALLLAPIQRSALFFGKMIGNLLFVWVVSLMLLVLLTVLFNITMVKPLIVLIVLLGTLGFTTIGTLLSSMTVHARAREALLPIVLMPAVLPVLMPSVRATTAILNEMPTSEWMPWVRWLAVADLLFIVAAYMLFDYVVEE from the coding sequence ATGAGCGCCAGCACCGAGGAGCGTACGCGCGCTCAGGATCCCGCCGCACGGCCCGCCCCCGTGCAGGCTGCGCCGCGTGTGCCCGTCACGCCGTACTGGCGCGCGGTGGGCGCGATCGTGTGGAAGGACCTGCGCGCCGAGGTTCGCTCGCGCGAAATGGTCAATTCGATGCTGCTGTTCACGCTGATGACCGTGATGGTCTTCAGTCTGGCGATGGAGCTGAACGCCAGCGCGCGGCAGAACATCGTCGCGGGTGTGCTGTGGGTGACGGTCATCTTCGCCGGGCTGCTCGGCCTGGGTCGCAGCCTCGCCGCCGAAAAGGATCGCGGCTCGCTGGACGCGCTGCTGCTCGCGCCCATCCAGCGCAGCGCGTTGTTCTTCGGCAAGATGATCGGCAATTTGTTGTTCGTGTGGGTCGTCAGCCTGATGCTGCTGGTGCTGCTGACCGTGCTGTTCAACATCACGATGGTCAAGCCGCTGATCGTGCTGATCGTGCTGCTGGGCACGCTCGGATTCACCACCATCGGCACGCTGCTGAGCAGCATGACCGTGCACGCCCGCGCGCGCGAAGCCCTGCTGCCGATCGTGCTGATGCCCGCCGTGCTGCCCGTGCTGATGCCGTCCGTCCGCGCGACGACCGCGATCCTCAACGAAATGCCCACGTCCGAGTGGATGCCCTGGGTGCGCTGGCTGGCAGTGGCGGATTTGCTGTTTATAGTCGCGGCGTACATGCTGTTCGATTACGTCGTGGAGGAATGA